CGGCGGGAGAGGTCGAGACGGTGGAGCACGTCCACCACGGCGGAGAGATCCTTGTAGGCGAAGCCGGCCTCCTCGGCCACGCCGGACTTGGAGGCGGCACGCACGACGATGCCGCGCGCGGCCATGTCGCGAATCAGGGTGTCCCCCCTTACGAGCTTCTTGGCCTGGGCGCGGGACATGGTGCGCCCGGCGCCGTGCGCCGTGGAACCCCAGGTTTCTTCCATGGCGTGGGCCGTTCCCACGAGGAGCGCCGAGCCCGTCTCCATGGAGCCGCCGATGATGACCGGCTGGCCGATCGTCCGGTAGGCCGACGGCACGTCGGGAGCGCCCGGGCCGAAGGCCCGCGTGGCGCCCTTGCGGTGGACGACCAGCTCCATCTCGCGGCCGTCCACGCGATGGCGCTCGAGCTTGGCGGTGTTGTGGCAGACGTCGTAGATCATGTCGAGCCCGAGCGTCCGCGCATCCCTGCCGAAGATCCGCGAGAAGACCTCGCGCACCCGGTGGGTGATCACCTGCCGGTTGGCGAAGGCGGAATTGGCCGCGGCCGTCATGGCCCCGAAATACGCCTGCCCCTCTGGGGAGCGAAACGGCGCGCAGGCAAGCTCGCGGTCGTTGACCCTGATCCCGTAGCGCGGCATGGCCTGGTCGAAGATGCGGAGGTAGTCCGTGCCGATCTGGTGACCGAACCCGCGCGAGCCGCAGTGGAGCATGACGAAGACCTGGCCGGGCGCTTCGACGCCGAGCGCGCGGGCTGCGACCGGATCGTGGATGCCGCCCTCGCGCACGACCTGGATCTCGAGGTAGTGGTTGCCCGAGCCGAGCGTGCCGAGCTGCTCCATGCCGCGCGAGACGGCGCGCGCGCTGACGTGGGTCGGATCGGCGCCCGGCAGGCATCCCTGACCTTCCATCCGTTCGAGGTCCTCGGGCCAGCCGTAGCCGTGCGCCACGCACCAGCCGGCGCCCTGGACCATGATGCGGCGGAAGGACTCCTCGGTGAGGCGCACGAAGCCCTTGGCGCCCACGCCGGACGGCACGGCCTCGAAGAGCGCGTCGATGAGCTCCGTGATGCGGGGGCGCACCTCCCCCTCGCTGAGCCCGGTCCGGATCAGGCGCATGCCGCAGTTGATGTCGAAGCCGATGCCGCCAGGCGAAATCACGCCGTCCTCGGCGTCGAAGGCCGCGACACCGCCGATCGGGAAACCGTAGCCCCAGTGGCCGTCAGGCATGCAGAGCGCCGCGCGGACGATGCCCGGCAGGCAGGCGACGTTCGTCACCTGCTCGAAGACGCCATCATCCATCTGGCCGAAGAGCGCCTCGGAAGCGTAAATGCGCGCGGGCACCCGCATCCCGGCCTTCTCGGACGGCGCGATCTCCCAGACGCAGTCGCCCGCCGGCCTGGCCTTTGCCCGGAGCTCCGGCGATGTCCTCATGGCGCCTCAGATGTCGATGACGAGCCGGGCCCGCCAGCCGTCGGCGGTTTGTTCGAGGACGAACTGGTGGAAGGTGACGGCCTTGGGGTCGGCGCCGAGGGTCGTGTGTTCCGCGTCGATGGTGCCGCCCCGCGCGATCGCGTCGAGCCTGAAGGGCCCCTTGCCCGCGATTGTGACCTGAGCGGCCGGGAAGACCTGCCGGTCGCGGTCCTTGAGGTAGATCAGCTCGGACAGCCAGTCGTAGAGCAGCAGGTCGAGCTGCGGCGCTTCGATGGTCACGGCCCGCTCGACGGTGATGGACAGCGTGGCCGGATCGACCATGAGACAAGCCAAAGCCGAAGCCGCAGTCTCGAAGAGGTCGGCGGGGTCTCGGCCCTCGACCTCGACCGCGCAGTCGGCGAGCGCGACCTCTTCGAGAAAGCGGTAATGGCCCAGACGCTACTCCGTCTTGATCGGGATCATCGTGCCCTTGGCGGCGGGCGTCTTGGGCAGGGTGACCGTCAGCAGCCCGTTCTTAAAGGATGCGCTGACCCTGCTGCCGTCCACGGCCACGGGCAGACGGACGCTGCGGGTGAAGGCCCCGTAGCTCCGCTCCGCGCGGTAGTAGCGCTCCTCTTTCTCCTCCTTGTCGATCTGCTTCTCGCCCTTGATGGTCAGAAGCTGCTCCTGGAGCGAGATCTGGATGTCCTTCGGATCCATGCCCGGGACTTCCGCCTTGACCATCACGGCGTCCTTCGTCTCGGAGACATCCATGCTCGGCGCCCACTCGCCCGTCGCCGGGAACTCCTCCAGCTTGAAGTCGGCGAACCGGTCGAAGAGCTTTTCCATCTCCTGCTTGAGGTTCGGCATCCCCATCCACGGCATCAGCGAACGCATGACTTACTCCTCCTTTCCACGTTGGTCGAGGCGAGGGCCTCCGCTCCATGGAAGAAGCAACCGCGGTGCCAGCGCGAGGCCACGGTGTTACGCGGACTTGGCGAGCGCCCCCGCGTCCGGCTGGGGCGGCCGCGCCCGGATTGGGGCGGGCCCACCCCATGGCCGCCGCCCCGGCTTGCCCGCCGGAATCCCGGCGCGCATATTGGCAACATGGTCATCGGCGTGCCGCGGGAGATCAAGGTCGGCGAACAGCGCGTAGCGCTCACGCCCGCAGGCGCGAGGGCTTTCTCAGAGGCCGGCCACCGGGTGCTGGTCGAGGCGGGCGCCGGGGCAGGAAGCGGGTTCCGAGACAAGGAGTACACCCAGGCCGGCGCCGAGCCCGGCGAGGTGGGCGCAGTCTGGAGCCGGGCCGAGCTCGTGCTCAAGGTCAAGGAGCCGCTCGCCGAGGAAATTCCGCGCATTCGCGAGGGCCAGACGCTCTTCACCTATCTCCACCTGGCGCCCGTGCCCGACCTGGTCCGCGCGCTCCAGGCGCGCGGCGTCCTCGCCATCGCCTACGAGACCGTCGAGCGGGCCGACGGCAGCCTGCCGCTCCTCACGCCCATGAGCGAGGTGGCTGGACGGCTCGCGGTCCAGGAAGGCGCCCACTACCTCGGCCGCGCCTACGGCGGTCGCGGCATCCTGCTCTCGGGCGTGCCCGGCGTTCCCCGCGGCAACGTGGTCATACTGGGAGCGGGCACCGTGGGAATCAACGCTGCCAAGGTTGCGCTCGGCCTGGGAGCCGACGCCGCGCTCCTCGACATCAACCTCGACCGCCTCCGCGCCGCCGACGATCTCTTCAACGGGCGGGTCGTCACGCTGTCCTCGAACGCCTTCAACATCGAGCAGGCGGCGCAGCGCGCCGATCTCCTCGTCGGCGGGGTGCTCGTGGCGGGCGCCAAGGCGCCGAGGCTCGTCACGGAGACCGTGGTCGCCCGCATGAAGCCCGGCGCCGTCATCGTGGACGTCGCGGTGGACCAGGGCGGCTGCGTGGAGACGATCCGCCCGACGACGCTCGTGGAGCCGGTCTACACGCTCCACGGCGTGCTGCA
This Candidatus Rokuibacteriota bacterium DNA region includes the following protein-coding sequences:
- a CDS encoding RtcB family protein encodes the protein MRTSPELRAKARPAGDCVWEIAPSEKAGMRVPARIYASEALFGQMDDGVFEQVTNVACLPGIVRAALCMPDGHWGYGFPIGGVAAFDAEDGVISPGGIGFDINCGMRLIRTGLSEGEVRPRITELIDALFEAVPSGVGAKGFVRLTEESFRRIMVQGAGWCVAHGYGWPEDLERMEGQGCLPGADPTHVSARAVSRGMEQLGTLGSGNHYLEIQVVREGGIHDPVAARALGVEAPGQVFVMLHCGSRGFGHQIGTDYLRIFDQAMPRYGIRVNDRELACAPFRSPEGQAYFGAMTAAANSAFANRQVITHRVREVFSRIFGRDARTLGLDMIYDVCHNTAKLERHRVDGREMELVVHRKGATRAFGPGAPDVPSAYRTIGQPVIIGGSMETGSALLVGTAHAMEETWGSTAHGAGRTMSRAQAKKLVRGDTLIRDMAARGIVVRAASKSGVAEEAGFAYKDLSAVVDVLHRLDLSRRVATLSPIGNIKG
- a CDS encoding archease; protein product: MGHYRFLEEVALADCAVEVEGRDPADLFETAASALACLMVDPATLSITVERAVTIEAPQLDLLLYDWLSELIYLKDRDRQVFPAAQVTIAGKGPFRLDAIARGGTIDAEHTTLGADPKAVTFHQFVLEQTADGWRARLVIDI
- a CDS encoding Hsp20/alpha crystallin family protein, with the translated sequence MRSLMPWMGMPNLKQEMEKLFDRFADFKLEEFPATGEWAPSMDVSETKDAVMVKAEVPGMDPKDIQISLQEQLLTIKGEKQIDKEEKEERYYRAERSYGAFTRSVRLPVAVDGSRVSASFKNGLLTVTLPKTPAAKGTMIPIKTE
- the ald gene encoding alanine dehydrogenase, translated to MVIGVPREIKVGEQRVALTPAGARAFSEAGHRVLVEAGAGAGSGFRDKEYTQAGAEPGEVGAVWSRAELVLKVKEPLAEEIPRIREGQTLFTYLHLAPVPDLVRALQARGVLAIAYETVERADGSLPLLTPMSEVAGRLAVQEGAHYLGRAYGGRGILLSGVPGVPRGNVVILGAGTVGINAAKVALGLGADAALLDINLDRLRAADDLFNGRVVTLSSNAFNIEQAAQRADLLVGGVLVAGAKAPRLVTETVVARMKPGAVIVDVAVDQGGCVETIRPTTLVEPVYTLHGVLHYGVTNMPALVPRTSTFALTNATLPYALDLARKGALRAVRESAELARGVNVWRGRVVYPAVAAAVGETPLPLDQLR